One genomic segment of Polynucleobacter sp. MWH-UH2A includes these proteins:
- a CDS encoding N-acetylneuraminate synthase family protein, with translation MTASINLGRRIIGSKSTPYVIAEIGVNHEGSLNQAFRLIELAKEGGADAAKFQSYKADTLASKHSPSYWDTSKEPTTSQYELFKKYDNFGANEFVQLAQHCNRVGIDFLSTPFDDASIEFLDPLVPFFKIASADLTNIPFLRKVASKNKPIVLSTGASTLGEIDIAIESIRRAGCNDIALLHCILNYPTSNQNAHLRMIEGLKKTYPEFVIGYSDHTLPDDAMTPLVTAYLLGAVILEKHFTHDKTLPGNDHYHAMDVQDLIRFVDISKTINVLLGSCDHKKPIQLEELSRKNARRSIVLSKNLPAGSILTPELITYKRPGTGISPLYWDEVVGKHLVNACEADHILQWSDLAKPE, from the coding sequence ATGACAGCATCAATTAACCTTGGTAGACGTATTATCGGATCCAAATCAACCCCTTATGTTATAGCTGAAATCGGAGTAAATCATGAGGGATCTTTAAATCAGGCGTTTCGCCTTATAGAACTTGCTAAAGAGGGTGGCGCTGATGCAGCAAAGTTTCAAAGTTATAAGGCTGATACTTTGGCCTCAAAGCATTCACCATCTTATTGGGATACCTCTAAAGAGCCGACAACTAGCCAGTATGAGTTATTTAAGAAGTACGATAACTTCGGAGCAAATGAATTTGTTCAACTTGCCCAGCATTGCAATCGTGTAGGAATTGATTTTTTATCAACACCTTTTGACGATGCCTCTATTGAGTTTCTGGACCCGTTAGTCCCCTTTTTTAAAATTGCATCTGCCGATCTTACCAACATCCCATTTTTGCGCAAGGTGGCATCAAAAAATAAGCCAATTGTTTTATCAACCGGCGCGTCAACTTTGGGTGAGATTGATATTGCGATTGAATCAATTCGCAGAGCAGGCTGCAATGATATTGCATTGTTGCACTGCATATTAAATTATCCGACAAGTAATCAGAACGCTCATTTGAGGATGATAGAGGGCCTCAAAAAGACGTATCCAGAATTTGTAATTGGTTACTCAGATCATACGTTGCCGGATGATGCAATGACGCCTTTAGTTACGGCATATTTATTGGGAGCAGTTATTCTTGAAAAGCACTTTACACACGATAAAACCCTGCCGGGCAATGATCACTATCATGCCATGGACGTTCAGGATCTTATTCGGTTTGTTGATATTTCTAAAACAATAAATGTACTATTAGGGTCATGTGACCATAAAAAGCCGATTCAATTGGAAGAATTATCAAGGAAAAATGCGCGAAGAAGTATTGTGTTATCTAAGAATTTGCCGGCAGGCTCAATTCTTACGCCCGAGTTAATTACTTATAAGCGACCCGGAACTGGTATCAGCCCTCTTTATTGGGATGAAGTGGTGGGTAAGCACTTAGTTAACGCTTGTGAGGCCGATCATATTCTTCAGTGGTCTGATCTTGCAAAACCAGAATAA
- a CDS encoding cytidylyltransferase domain-containing protein — MGSTRFPGKMIAPLGGRTLLEWVLLRASRSRLVNKVLLATTDLERDDELVRIAESLGIEVYRGSEQDVLERFVLAGKKYNASLIVRICADNPFVDPEEIDRLISFYRNNECDYACNHRALFGSHYSDGFGAEILSFKLMVEIADRAVEKRHREHVTLFLVENPADYVIKAVPAPSGLNKPEMRFDIDTLGDYEYIKSLLHKGVNIKTSAMEIVSLALAG; from the coding sequence ATGGGCTCCACTCGATTTCCGGGAAAAATGATTGCCCCCTTGGGTGGGCGAACGCTACTTGAATGGGTTTTATTGCGCGCCAGTCGATCTCGACTGGTAAATAAGGTTTTGTTAGCCACAACCGATTTGGAGCGGGACGATGAACTTGTTCGCATAGCCGAAAGCCTTGGTATCGAAGTTTATCGCGGAAGTGAGCAAGACGTTTTAGAGCGATTTGTTTTGGCTGGAAAAAAATATAATGCAAGTTTAATTGTACGCATCTGCGCTGATAATCCTTTTGTGGATCCAGAAGAAATTGATCGTTTAATTTCTTTTTATAGAAATAATGAGTGCGACTATGCCTGCAATCATCGGGCGCTATTCGGTAGTCATTATTCAGATGGCTTTGGCGCAGAAATTTTATCGTTTAAGTTAATGGTTGAAATTGCCGATAGAGCTGTAGAAAAAAGACATAGGGAGCATGTCACTTTATTTCTTGTGGAAAACCCTGCAGATTATGTTATTAAGGCTGTTCCAGCCCCATCTGGGCTTAATAAACCAGAGATGCGATTTGATATTGATACTCTTGGAGATTATGAATATATAAAGTCCTTATTGCATAAAGGTGTCAATATCAAAACGTCTGCAATGGAAATTGTTTCTTTGGCTCTTGCCGGCTAA
- a CDS encoding LIC12162 family protein has product MLSQELKREKLTLVTTDLIETWPSEGKILLLGEWCRPSMNWEARLEKRGRILVPYHWNDREKLKDDFDLLQNIRQSISPDLATAMNILHGTQHSKKYWDLLMGWWLSVFISVMIDRYSSMKLAALYKPESTLVINTEDDVFSSADTSDFIKLSSESNIWNHALFALILKSMDEFKILVNHIDSAPHRIAKKTTCLTKVKNFLRSTISDLIFFIKRRDKFFLIGTSLPFWRLITLELRLNQIPLLRISWNKENNSTFDSSVRKWKLASKESCGAVEKLIRESLPLFVPTIFIEGYASMSKDVFTRSKSSEAQIIFTTNKHCEDDSFKAFAAYKIEQGSRLIVGEHGGMGVGLFNGVHRYELDIADRYLSAGWVNGLTEKVIPVGNFRIQKKILPSKSGGALIACGNMPKYAIDIRAMAISSQMIDYFEEQFKFINALPQSIREKTTVRLYQSDYGWNQESRWRSKFPNICLDYGKNSLWNIMHHYRIFISTYNATTYLESLSLNFPTIMVWNPFFWENKPEAKPCFDMLSERGIFHTNPQSAAKHLAAIWNDVDGWWYSESVQNARNFFCDHYCAEIMDGGDVLKRVLIQELALSTSGLSKA; this is encoded by the coding sequence ATGTTATCTCAAGAATTGAAGCGCGAAAAATTAACGCTCGTAACTACCGACCTCATTGAGACATGGCCATCTGAAGGTAAAATTTTGCTTCTCGGTGAATGGTGCAGGCCTTCCATGAATTGGGAGGCTCGCTTAGAAAAAAGAGGGCGCATCCTTGTTCCATACCATTGGAATGATAGAGAAAAGCTCAAGGATGATTTTGATCTTCTTCAGAATATTCGTCAATCAATATCACCAGATTTGGCAACGGCAATGAACATATTGCATGGAACTCAGCATAGCAAGAAGTATTGGGATTTATTGATGGGTTGGTGGTTAAGTGTATTCATTTCGGTAATGATCGACAGGTACTCTTCAATGAAATTAGCGGCTCTATATAAGCCGGAGTCAACATTAGTGATTAACACTGAGGATGATGTTTTTTCTTCCGCCGATACATCGGATTTTATTAAGCTCAGTTCAGAAAGTAATATTTGGAACCACGCCTTATTTGCTTTAATTCTAAAGAGCATGGATGAGTTTAAGATCTTAGTAAATCATATAGACTCTGCTCCTCACAGGATTGCAAAAAAAACAACTTGCCTAACAAAGGTTAAAAATTTTCTAAGGTCAACAATTAGTGATTTAATATTTTTCATTAAACGACGTGATAAATTCTTCTTAATAGGCACAAGTCTACCCTTTTGGAGGCTGATAACTCTTGAATTGAGACTCAACCAAATCCCCTTGCTCAGAATTTCATGGAATAAAGAGAATAATTCTACCTTTGACTCGAGTGTTAGAAAGTGGAAATTGGCTTCTAAAGAGAGTTGCGGTGCTGTCGAGAAGCTTATAAGAGAATCACTGCCCCTTTTTGTGCCGACCATATTTATTGAAGGTTATGCTTCAATGAGTAAAGATGTTTTTACTCGCTCGAAGTCATCGGAAGCACAAATTATTTTTACAACAAACAAACATTGTGAGGACGACTCTTTTAAAGCTTTCGCTGCATATAAGATTGAGCAGGGCTCAAGATTGATTGTCGGGGAGCATGGGGGGATGGGGGTCGGACTTTTTAATGGAGTCCATAGGTATGAGCTAGATATTGCAGATCGATATTTGAGTGCAGGATGGGTTAATGGCCTAACTGAAAAAGTGATTCCAGTAGGAAATTTTCGAATACAAAAAAAAATATTGCCGAGTAAAAGTGGCGGAGCATTAATTGCATGTGGGAACATGCCAAAATATGCCATTGATATAAGGGCCATGGCTATATCAAGTCAAATGATTGATTATTTTGAAGAGCAGTTTAAATTTATAAATGCGCTGCCTCAGTCTATACGCGAAAAAACTACAGTTCGCTTATACCAATCAGATTATGGATGGAATCAAGAGTCTCGATGGAGGTCAAAATTTCCAAATATTTGTCTTGATTATGGTAAAAATTCCCTTTGGAATATTATGCATCACTACAGAATTTTTATCTCCACCTACAATGCCACCACATATCTCGAATCTCTTTCTCTAAACTTTCCGACAATAATGGTTTGGAACCCGTTTTTTTGGGAAAATAAACCAGAGGCAAAGCCATGTTTTGATATGCTGTCTGAGAGGGGTATTTTTCATACAAACCCACAGTCTGCTGCTAAACATCTTGCTGCCATATGGAATGATGTTGATGGATGGTGGTACAGTGAATCTGTGCAAAATGCTCGTAACTTTTTTTGCGACCATTATTGTGCTGAGATTATGGATGGCGGAGATGTTTTGAAGAGGGTACTCATTCAAGAGTTGGCACTCTCAACTTCTGGTTTAAGTAAGGCATGA
- a CDS encoding DUF4910 domain-containing protein has translation MLESNLDIEKLFDELFPLPRSITGSGYRESLKILSRYIPFEIDGIPTGTKVFDWTVPQEWVIEDAYLLGPDGEKISDFKRNNLEVVNYSESIDKILELKELESNLHSIPEHPDWIPYVTSYYKKTWGFCLTHKQRQQLKSGKYRAVIKSSFVDGIVEYGYKYLRGDAVNEGVEKKLILISSYLCHPSLANNELSGPIMLAALYERVRKWKNRRFDYLFVVNPETIGSICFLKQHGSEIAKSMQAGLVLTCLGGSNEKLSYKKSRCGDSSLDKLFLQLEQEGEIETRDFDPSEGSDERQYCSAGFNLPVGQISRTIYGSYPEYHTSADDKEFVQLDEFLTTITKIEDILKMHELLQPLKRVEPYCEIQLGKRGLYPNINSPQTWDASSDSLKDQQEQLKAIMYILSYADCKSDLVDIAKITKIKMKNLCKYAEILINADLLK, from the coding sequence ATGTTAGAAAGTAATTTAGATATAGAAAAATTATTTGATGAATTATTTCCATTGCCAAGAAGTATTACAGGCTCTGGTTACAGAGAGTCTTTAAAAATATTATCCCGGTATATTCCATTTGAGATAGACGGAATACCAACTGGAACAAAAGTTTTTGATTGGACGGTTCCTCAGGAGTGGGTAATAGAAGACGCCTACTTGCTCGGCCCAGATGGTGAAAAGATTTCAGATTTTAAGAGGAATAATCTTGAGGTGGTAAATTATTCTGAGTCAATTGATAAAATTTTGGAGCTCAAAGAGTTGGAAAGCAATCTTCACTCTATTCCAGAGCATCCAGACTGGATACCATATGTAACTTCCTACTATAAAAAAACGTGGGGGTTTTGTCTTACTCATAAACAAAGGCAACAGTTAAAATCAGGTAAATATCGCGCAGTCATTAAGTCATCATTTGTTGATGGAATTGTTGAGTATGGCTATAAGTACTTAAGGGGGGATGCAGTTAATGAGGGGGTGGAGAAAAAATTAATTTTAATTTCTAGCTATTTATGTCATCCTTCTTTAGCTAATAATGAACTTAGTGGGCCTATTATGCTTGCGGCATTATATGAGCGTGTGAGAAAGTGGAAAAATAGGCGCTTCGATTATCTTTTCGTTGTAAATCCAGAAACAATTGGTTCGATTTGCTTCCTTAAGCAACACGGCAGCGAGATTGCAAAATCAATGCAGGCAGGATTAGTCTTGACATGCTTAGGGGGCTCAAACGAAAAATTAAGCTATAAAAAATCTAGATGTGGCGATTCATCCCTAGATAAATTATTTCTACAATTAGAACAAGAGGGTGAAATTGAAACTAGGGATTTTGATCCATCCGAGGGAAGTGATGAGAGGCAGTACTGTTCTGCAGGCTTTAATCTCCCGGTTGGTCAAATCTCCAGGACAATCTATGGATCCTATCCTGAGTACCATACTTCAGCAGATGATAAAGAGTTTGTTCAGCTAGACGAGTTTCTTACAACTATAACTAAGATTGAAGATATTCTTAAAATGCACGAACTCCTTCAACCTTTAAAAAGGGTCGAGCCCTATTGTGAGATTCAATTGGGTAAGAGAGGTCTTTATCCGAATATTAATTCTCCTCAAACGTGGGATGCAAGTAGTGATTCTTTGAAGGATCAACAGGAGCAATTAAAGGCTATTATGTATATTTTAAGTTATGCGGATTGCAAGAGCGACTTGGTAGATATAGCAAAAATAACAAAAATTAAAATGAAAAATCTTTGTAAATACGCAGAAATACTTATAAATGCAGATCTATTGAAATGA
- a CDS encoding AAC(3) family N-acetyltransferase: MALGVKKGDCLFIHSGLKALGKFNANGDINKLDILLNIFLDLVGESGTIVVPTFNFAFCSGGIFDRGKTPCDGMGAFSEHVRTHAEAHRARHPFHSVAAIGKNAVKITNSTSFSEFSEGGFFDALLQLDCKILFYGVAFVETFVHMAEERAKVPYRFWKSFAGDVIDGELRERVSINYYARRFDLEPEPQIDSAKINQYLRVKKVIVSANLGDGNVSICSSKKMVEELIKKFNFEPYFPLVSAPLLSGKV; this comes from the coding sequence TTGGCTTTAGGTGTAAAGAAGGGGGATTGCCTTTTTATACACTCGGGATTAAAGGCGCTTGGTAAATTCAATGCAAATGGCGATATTAACAAACTAGATATTTTGTTAAATATTTTTTTAGATTTAGTAGGTGAAAGTGGAACAATCGTAGTTCCAACATTTAATTTTGCCTTTTGTAGTGGGGGGATATTCGATAGGGGCAAAACCCCTTGCGATGGTATGGGGGCATTTTCAGAGCACGTAAGAACTCATGCAGAAGCCCATAGAGCGCGACACCCTTTTCATTCTGTTGCGGCAATAGGAAAGAATGCAGTCAAAATCACTAATTCGACGAGTTTTAGCGAATTTTCTGAAGGTGGTTTTTTTGATGCTCTATTGCAGTTAGACTGCAAAATATTATTTTATGGAGTTGCCTTTGTGGAAACTTTTGTACATATGGCAGAAGAGCGTGCAAAAGTTCCCTATAGATTTTGGAAAAGTTTTGCAGGCGATGTAATTGATGGTGAATTAAGGGAAAGGGTTTCTATAAATTACTATGCCAGGCGGTTTGATTTGGAGCCAGAGCCACAAATTGATTCTGCAAAAATTAATCAATACTTAAGGGTGAAGAAAGTTATCGTCTCTGCCAATCTTGGGGATGGCAATGTTTCTATTTGCTCGAGCAAGAAAATGGTTGAGGAATTAATTAAAAAATTTAATTTTGAACCATATTTTCCATTGGTAAGTGCTCCACTACTGTCGGGTAAAGTTTGA
- the pgl gene encoding 6-phosphogluconolactonase translates to MLYSNLYVQMISGMNIFCLDDWVIEAASILHSKVEEVLLEKGKCSILLTGGRSGASLYEAWSSKSSFQDLKNIDFYFGDERCVPFKEPDSNYALVNRTLFSRGIPPGCNLHRIKADSSDLEGVAMHYAALLPQQIDVALFGIGDDGHIASLFPGSLAIREKRRRVLPVVTPYKPSIRITISPLVIKDSDSIFALAPGPKKAAIFKSLHFDCSATGSEAIPARLLTRAIWLIEKRYL, encoded by the coding sequence ATGTTGTACAGCAATTTGTATGTGCAGATGATCTCAGGTATGAATATTTTTTGTCTTGATGATTGGGTAATTGAAGCGGCATCAATCTTGCATTCTAAGGTTGAGGAGGTGCTTTTGGAGAAAGGGAAATGCTCTATATTGCTTACTGGCGGTCGTAGTGGCGCATCCCTTTATGAGGCTTGGTCCTCAAAGAGCTCTTTTCAAGATTTAAAGAACATAGATTTTTATTTTGGTGATGAGCGTTGCGTTCCTTTCAAAGAACCTGACAGTAACTATGCTCTTGTAAATCGCACTTTATTCTCAAGAGGCATTCCACCTGGATGTAATTTACATAGAATTAAAGCCGATTCCTCTGATCTGGAAGGGGTGGCGATGCATTATGCTGCTTTGCTGCCTCAGCAAATTGATGTAGCCCTATTTGGAATTGGGGATGATGGACATATTGCATCCCTGTTTCCGGGTAGTTTGGCAATACGTGAGAAAAGAAGAAGAGTGCTACCTGTTGTTACGCCTTATAAGCCAAGCATTCGAATTACAATATCCCCTCTAGTTATAAAGGATTCGGATAGTATTTTTGCTCTTGCACCTGGCCCAAAAAAAGCAGCTATTTTTAAATCCCTACATTTTGATTGCTCTGCGACTGGGTCTGAGGCCATTCCAGCCAGACTTCTGACAAGAGCTATTTGGCTTATAGAGAAGAGGTACCTGTAG
- a CDS encoding B12-binding domain-containing radical SAM protein — translation MAIIQALANIGIEAEFYNIDFFRPTRDEVREYFASSNYDVIGISAVVSTAYEYTKWLSGAIREVLPDVVIILGGNLGASAEILLRKTEVDVCVVGDGEIIIQNLVNAIRKAPMRSTFKESFQNIEGICYLDESNDFIFTGYGPRPDKKHIEYPDYRILEKDGSVDYFFPSDGVFDLHLHASDRHKTVIPAITKSATVMAAKGCVARCTFCHRWEKGYRAKSVEEIISHIRYLQSQYGIDAITFSDENFGADRELTRGLAEELGKLRLPWKVAGVRARTVTRDDLKLWAENGCLIAHFGIESGSQKILDVMEKQATVEENINALKWTGEAGIATIIQLVIGMPGEDDKTIKETTEFLTKVSPYILEWKFRPPSELISINYAQALPGTPLYEYLREQGKIGRTLQAEESYLLRISDTDAYKDDHFINCTDSPLLKVLMWRWIILSELDAHHFRFTQGKSSLSLKEIFEYYLKLILVKIGLHTSKDAALQVDPRQDLTFGGYFNVQRTPKLSPLLLNRLTRPLFYPVLAIFVAFFKGGSFSTGIPLIASHTAWSMGFNRRKNKNPEMSLRKIVKISKDASAADESPDMVPLRLGR, via the coding sequence ATGGCGATCATACAAGCGCTCGCAAATATAGGAATAGAGGCTGAATTCTATAATATCGATTTTTTTAGACCTACTCGTGACGAGGTCAGAGAGTATTTTGCCTCGAGTAATTACGATGTTATCGGTATTAGCGCTGTAGTATCTACCGCCTATGAATATACAAAGTGGCTCTCTGGGGCAATTCGTGAGGTTCTGCCTGACGTTGTAATTATATTGGGTGGAAATTTGGGAGCTAGCGCAGAAATTTTACTTCGGAAAACTGAAGTTGATGTTTGCGTGGTTGGGGATGGCGAAATTATTATTCAAAATTTGGTAAACGCGATTCGCAAAGCTCCCATGCGCTCTACATTCAAAGAGAGCTTTCAAAATATTGAGGGTATATGTTACCTTGATGAATCAAATGATTTTATTTTTACTGGATATGGCCCAAGGCCAGATAAAAAACATATCGAGTACCCAGATTATCGTATCCTTGAGAAAGATGGATCGGTAGATTATTTTTTTCCTTCAGACGGTGTTTTTGATTTGCATTTGCATGCATCGGATCGCCACAAAACTGTAATACCCGCCATCACAAAATCTGCAACTGTTATGGCGGCAAAAGGTTGTGTTGCAAGATGTACCTTTTGCCACCGATGGGAAAAGGGGTATCGTGCAAAGTCTGTTGAAGAAATTATTTCGCATATAAGATATCTACAAAGTCAATATGGTATAGATGCTATTACTTTTAGTGATGAGAATTTTGGAGCTGATCGGGAGTTAACGAGAGGATTGGCAGAAGAGTTGGGCAAACTTAGGTTGCCATGGAAGGTTGCTGGAGTAAGGGCGAGAACGGTAACAAGAGACGATTTAAAATTATGGGCCGAAAACGGCTGCTTAATAGCTCATTTTGGTATTGAATCTGGGAGTCAAAAAATTCTCGATGTAATGGAAAAGCAGGCCACAGTCGAGGAAAATATTAATGCTCTCAAGTGGACTGGTGAGGCTGGAATTGCTACTATTATTCAGCTTGTTATTGGCATGCCCGGGGAGGATGACAAAACAATTAAAGAGACAACAGAATTTCTTACAAAGGTTTCCCCTTATATTCTGGAATGGAAGTTTAGACCCCCTAGTGAATTAATTAGCATTAACTACGCCCAGGCTTTACCTGGAACACCCCTATACGAGTACTTAAGAGAGCAGGGTAAGATCGGTAGAACTCTTCAGGCTGAGGAGAGTTACTTATTAAGAATTAGTGATACCGATGCATATAAAGATGATCATTTTATCAATTGCACAGATTCCCCTCTTTTAAAAGTTTTAATGTGGAGATGGATAATTCTTTCTGAGCTTGACGCGCACCATTTTAGATTTACTCAAGGTAAGTCAAGTTTGTCGCTTAAAGAAATTTTTGAGTACTACTTAAAATTAATTTTGGTAAAAATTGGATTGCATACTTCAAAGGATGCTGCGCTACAAGTTGATCCTCGTCAGGATTTAACCTTCGGAGGATATTTTAATGTTCAGCGTACCCCGAAATTATCCCCACTCCTGCTTAATAGACTCACAAGACCATTGTTCTATCCTGTCTTGGCAATTTTTGTGGCTTTTTTTAAGGGGGGGTCTTTTTCTACCGGAATTCCATTGATAGCTAGCCACACTGCTTGGAGTATGGGCTTTAATAGAAGAAAGAACAAGAATCCTGAGATGTCTCTAAGAAAAATAGTAAAAATTTCAAAGGATGCTTCTGCTGCTGATGAGTCCCCTGATATGGTGCCATTGAGACTTGGAAGATGA
- a CDS encoding lipopolysaccharide biosynthesis protein: MTATVHKRFLSSIFGNALKSAIAFLSGIFLARALGPDDFGRMLFLGGIFLAFKQLFDPGISTAFFTFNARRLRGKKFITTYFCWIAIQLIISISLIAFLLPESIIYLIWRDNSRELIILALIATYIQTVFWSTLVQLSESQKQTYLIQKVGLITSVVNITLLFGAYYLKYLDLKFVFIIIIIEWTFASVFTLSRIKFRVSKYGNIESLIFFKNYKNKYLLFVPYTIISIFYDFIERWLLQKYGGNTQQAFYGIAFQIASISAVATSACVNIYWKEIADAKILKNFKYVQDLYTKTTKNLMLLTISISAFIYPWLNEIISILLGNDYVEGAEVLGIMLFFPLLQSFSQMGTTTFYAYEKIKIQSLVGILYMFISIIITYIFTAPQSAYIPGFNLGAWGFALKTVLIQVLVVSTSLYLLSKKLKILFEYKSLLSIGVFCIAFGFLSKLVALNIFLTNSTYINLFLSGLIFSILLFVSISFFPKVFGFYKRDLFFYKI; encoded by the coding sequence TTGACAGCTACAGTTCACAAACGGTTTCTATCTAGCATTTTTGGAAATGCGCTCAAGTCAGCTATCGCCTTTTTATCAGGCATCTTCCTAGCTAGAGCACTAGGGCCGGATGATTTTGGTAGAATGTTGTTTCTAGGCGGGATATTTCTTGCATTTAAGCAGCTTTTTGATCCAGGCATCTCCACTGCATTTTTTACGTTTAATGCAAGGAGGTTGAGAGGTAAAAAATTCATCACAACTTATTTTTGTTGGATTGCTATTCAGTTAATTATTTCAATTTCCTTGATAGCCTTCCTCCTGCCTGAGTCGATAATTTATTTAATTTGGAGAGATAATTCAAGAGAGCTAATCATCCTAGCGCTCATCGCAACTTATATTCAAACAGTATTTTGGTCAACTCTAGTTCAGCTTTCTGAGTCCCAGAAGCAGACCTATTTAATTCAAAAAGTTGGATTGATAACATCGGTTGTTAATATTACTTTACTGTTTGGCGCCTATTATCTAAAATACTTAGATTTAAAATTTGTATTTATTATAATAATAATTGAATGGACTTTTGCATCAGTCTTTACGCTGTCGAGGATAAAATTTAGAGTTAGTAAATATGGTAATATTGAATCATTAATTTTCTTCAAAAATTATAAAAATAAATACCTACTATTTGTACCTTACACCATAATATCAATTTTCTATGATTTTATAGAAAGATGGCTGCTTCAAAAGTATGGTGGCAATACTCAGCAGGCTTTTTATGGAATAGCTTTTCAGATTGCTTCAATATCGGCTGTTGCGACATCTGCATGTGTTAATATTTATTGGAAAGAGATTGCTGATGCTAAGATTTTAAAGAACTTTAAGTATGTTCAAGATCTTTATACCAAAACCACAAAAAATTTAATGTTGTTAACAATCTCTATATCTGCGTTTATCTACCCATGGTTGAATGAAATTATAAGTATCTTACTGGGTAATGACTATGTTGAGGGTGCCGAGGTTCTTGGGATAATGCTCTTTTTTCCATTGCTACAATCCTTTAGTCAGATGGGTACAACAACATTCTACGCATATGAGAAAATAAAAATTCAATCATTGGTTGGTATTTTATATATGTTTATTAGCATAATTATCACCTATATATTTACAGCACCGCAGTCCGCCTATATCCCTGGGTTTAATTTAGGTGCCTGGGGGTTTGCCCTTAAGACAGTATTGATTCAAGTATTAGTAGTTTCTACATCATTATATTTATTATCGAAAAAATTAAAAATACTTTTTGAGTATAAATCATTATTATCGATAGGGGTTTTTTGTATAGCTTTTGGTTTTTTATCTAAGCTTGTAGCTTTAAATATATTTTTAACAAATAGTACATATATTAATTTATTTCTATCGGGATTAATATTTTCAATATTATTATTCGTTTCGATTTCTTTTTTCCCTAAAGTATTTGGTTTTTATAAACGAGATCTATTTTTTTATAAAATATAA
- a CDS encoding NAD(P)-dependent oxidoreductase, protein MLSCAGIEYVINPLGRKLREDELAELIGDFDALIAGTEKISKKVFDRAKKLKIISRVGIGLDGLDLLEAERRKIKISYTPDAPAPAVAELTVGLILSLLRSIHLANTQMHEGGWTRYFGRRISEVTIGIIGYGRIGKGVLNCLSGFSGHAGLNVLVNDINPINYHSSGGLNLVCASKEEIYAKSDVITLHVPLTSMTLNMIGRSQLLKMKPDAVLINTSRGGIVNEHDLAEVLLSGHLTGAAIDVFEHEPYEGPLSKIDNCLLTAHMGSMSVDCRARMEIEATGEVIRFFSGQPLQSVVPGFEFDFAREKING, encoded by the coding sequence ATGCTTTCCTGTGCGGGCATCGAATATGTTATTAATCCGCTTGGTAGAAAATTACGAGAAGATGAGTTGGCTGAATTGATTGGTGATTTTGATGCCTTGATTGCAGGCACAGAGAAAATTAGCAAAAAAGTTTTTGATCGTGCCAAAAAATTGAAGATAATTTCAAGAGTTGGGATAGGATTAGATGGCTTGGATTTGCTTGAGGCGGAGCGTCGCAAAATAAAAATTTCTTATACTCCCGATGCGCCTGCGCCCGCTGTGGCTGAATTGACGGTTGGTCTAATTTTATCTTTGCTTAGATCAATACATCTAGCTAATACCCAAATGCATGAAGGCGGATGGACTAGATATTTTGGGCGTCGGATTTCCGAAGTGACTATTGGCATCATCGGCTATGGCAGGATTGGTAAAGGTGTTTTGAATTGCTTATCAGGCTTTTCAGGTCATGCGGGATTGAATGTATTGGTTAATGATATAAATCCAATTAATTATCATTCTAGCGGTGGTCTCAATCTCGTTTGTGCATCTAAAGAAGAAATTTATGCAAAGTCTGATGTTATCACGCTCCATGTTCCGCTCACATCTATGACTTTGAACATGATTGGAAGGAGTCAATTGTTAAAAATGAAACCTGATGCTGTGCTTATTAATACCTCGCGCGGTGGTATTGTTAACGAACACGATTTGGCGGAAGTACTTTTGTCGGGGCATTTGACTGGCGCAGCAATTGATGTTTTTGAGCATGAGCCATACGAGGGACCACTTTCTAAAATTGATAATTGCCTATTAACAGCTCATATGGGTTCAATGTCTGTGGACTGCAGAGCAAGGATGGAAATTGAAGCCACTGGCGAAGTGATTCGATTCTTTAGCGGTCAGCCTTTACAGTCAGTAGTTCCGGGCTTTGAATTTGATTTTGCCAGAGAGAAGATTAATGGATAA